AAGAGTAGGGGCACTGTGGTTTCACTGCCATGGACAAAAAGTGGCTTATTTGTTCCCCTaagcctttgtttcctcatctggaaattgAGATGATAACACCTACCCCACAgggttgctatgaggattaaatgaaggcCACATACGTTGCCTGGACCATAGTAGTTGctcaaaaaataatagctatttcTTATGTGATGCTAGCCACTAGGTCAGTGCCATCCAACAGCAAGACATTATCTATGGAAGGAAAAGACAGTGAGATTGCCATCTTGCCTTCTTCTAACCCAAAAGCTTGTGCACAAAGGGACCTAGGCAGGAACAAGGCCTTAATGTTTGTGCTGTGTCTTCCATCCCAGCTACGTGTAAACTCCCCAGTCTAACACATACCTCATTTTcatgttaaaagaaaactttggacAAAATCAGAAGTTAGGAGAGTCTTCAATGTGCCTGTTAATCCTGTCCCAAGATCCTTTCCTGGTCAACAGCCACCTCCCCCAGTTTTTCATTACATCTTCAAATCAGTTTTGGCCAAAGCTAGCATTCTTCACATCCTTGTTTGGTCGTCGCCTTCAGGTAGCTGCTCCTGCCAACTGACATCCTCTCATGTTTGGAGTCTGTGTGTGGCACGCACTGAGAACAGACCACATCTCTGTTCTGCACTGGAAGctcctaggcaacatggtgaggaaTGTGCACTATGTTAGTAATGTTACCAAAATAGAAGCCATGTCCTGTTGCTGCTAATCTTTGACATCAAGAGAACCAATCTTGATTTGAACAGATGAATATGCCTGGCATCCCCAATGGTTAatctatttagaaaaaataattgcataGGCATCTAATAACAGAGTTCACTTACACATTCCTGGGAAGAATGGCAGGACACATCCCTCAAAGGTTCTATGCTCAGGCTGAGAATACCACTGTGTGAGTACAAGATGAAGGGACAGGTCATTGAATGGCAGGGATGGCAGAATAGATAGTGGGAATCAATGCCCCTGGCACCTCCCAGAATTATGTCAGAAACAGTCAACGGAATAACCACACAGTGTTCAGAACTGTGCAGTACACATTAAGTGAATATATACATGGTATGTCAAGGATCAGTAATGGAATTCATTCAGCATGTGATTTATGAGTCTAATAAActatctctacaatgaaaatatCCCCACCCCAAACCCTGCaacatgaagggaaaaaaattaaaatttccatctACTGAAATAAGATTTCatacaaacataaatatatttaaatttttaactgtAAGTGAATTCAAAAAAACTGTTATAAAACAGAATACTATACACAGTTGTCTGCATAGgtcataaaaaacataaaaaccagaATGCGGAGTGGGTGCTGGTGGTGAAAACTGCAGGGCTAAAACTTACTCAACAATGAACAAGGGACCACTATGGCTTAATGAACATGGCCCACCCCTCCTACTAATGGCTTTGTCAACTTTTGGACCCTAGAAATTCAgaattttctccttcttcctctgccaACTTTGGTCCGTGTCCGACGACCCGGCTGGACAGTAACTTGCTTTTTAAAGTCCACTAAGCAATCTGTGGCTtctgaaatggaaacaaaagacTTGATGGGAGATTCATTTAAATCACGATGTGTGAAGGAACTCTGCATCTCTCTGCTGCAGCCTGCCTCTTCCATCCCTGGTGAGGGCACcctagagagaaggaaaaaattcagATTCAATATACACCTACTAAGCATCAAGGACATGCTATGCCCTGTATCAGGGGATTATTAGTACAAATAATCTTTGTAATAATCCTACCACATATCATCACTCTGTTTTCACAGATGAGGTCACTGGGTAAATCAAAATCATATACTTAAAGTTGGCATTGAGAGAATGAGAATTCAGATCCAAATTCCCAAACTGCTTGAGAATCCAGGTCAGAAAACCAGGGTTGGATAGGGATAGAGAGGTAGAGAAGAATAAGACATAACTTTTACTCTGCTTGTTTTAACACAATGAATGAACTGAGCTATCTAATCTTTAGTTCAGATAAACGGGGAGCACAGTCATACTGAGAGAGAGGTCATAATAGTTCCACAGTGATTTCCACTGCCACAGTTTGAGTATCACACTACACACAGAACACAGGACAAGGCCTGCACTTTTCAGAAATCTGACAGCCACAATTCAGCGCACAATCCAATTCACCTGAAGGCTCCTGTTTCTGAAGACTTGATGTCTGCATCTGTGATacgagagaaaaaataataatgttggtAGTAGTGTTGGTAATCACACCACTTCTCACTGATCTTTTGCTTCCTGTGTTCTAGGCACTGCTTCTCATCAGGCCTATCCAGGTAGCACAGATCCCCAATCCCCTAAACCCACGGAATGTGAGTATTAGTGTCCAACAGACTCAGCTGCTGTGGCACTCAGAGAAACACTTTTGAATGAACAGCCTCTGAATAAATCGACTTCAATTCTAGACTTGAGGAACAAGGAAGTTGCCAAGGGAAATCTGCCACCTGCAGAGATTCACAAACTGGTGATCTAGAGACAGCAGGATATGAGGCTGGGAGAGGCTGCCTTTTTATAGTCATCAGAAGGCACAACAGACTTGCTTGGTGGGAATGAACTATTAGAACTAGATGGTAAGCACATCTCACCAGGCTTAAGCAAAAGCTCCTCTTCCATCCACATCTGGTGAATTTTAACAACAGCGACTAATAACAACAGTAATAAcagcagctaacatttatcaAGAGTCTACTTATGCCAGGGAGTATGTTTGGAGCTTTACCAGATATAATTCTTGCAATCTATGAGGTTTAGTACTACTAACTCCCTGCAATGGTCTTAACCAATCCACTCTACTGCTCCCTAAATACTATGCACAAACCCTGAGGATTGCAGGTTGGGACACTAAGCCAAAGGTAACATATGAATGATGCACAAAGCAATAGGAGGAAGCAATAACATCTGCATATCTAGTTTTCTGTGCCTGTTCCTTTAGGTATACTTGGGGCTTGTCTTATTCCCCTGTGTTTTGATAGTATTTTTTCTGAGTTCAATAGGCAGTCATGATTCAAGGCTTTATAAAGCCTGAAATGAAACATAGGATGAATAAGACAGTATATTGCCCCATATTCCTTAAGGAGAGATGACTTAGATGGAGTCTCAAAGGCTGGCTGATTGGTTCACGTGTGTACCCAGAGAGTCCCAGCAAATAGTCAGGGGGCTGGCAATGGCTATCTTCATTGAAAGGCCTTAGGCAGAAGCCCAGAAAACTGGTCCTGGGGTCCTCACCTGAAGTCTTGTGCTCAGACTGTTCCAAGAAACTAAGGAGTCGGCCTTCACTGTGGCCTTTTTCCtgtaacagagaaaaagagatgaaagggTTACTTCACGGCAGAGTCTAAAATACAACTTCCACGGCCCAGATCACACGTGTTCATAGAAGAGAAAAGGTGTGGGGGCCACAGCTCTAGGGAAGTCTTCTGCATTCTAATAAATGAGGGTACACAAGTGAAAAAGCAAACTATAATGAAGAGAATACATCGTTATGCCAAGATTATCATggatttaaaacagaaaataaattttaaggtaGCGTCTACAGGCAGTGATGCCAGAATAAACTGGCTATATAAGTAAGTGCCTACCTATAAACCTAACTCCAAATCTCCACCTCAAACTCACCCCATTCAGAGAGAGGTCTCTTTCTTCTGGCATGACAGACAATGGCTTCCCCATTTTAGTGTGTGCAGTGACTCCTTCGTCAGGAACCCTAGGATATGGAGCTGctgctttatttttcatctctaagCCAAGACTTGCTCTTCCTGATCTCTAATTACAAGGTCCAGAAAGTACATCCATCCTTCCCAGTGACCAGGGCCCAGACCCGGCAGCTTCCTAAGGAGTTCAACAGAGTTGATCTCACATATATTCTTGGCAGTGGGATTATAAACTGGATATCCcttctggaaagcaatttggcaggTTTTGAGAGACTTTAAAATTCATGTATCCACTGACCTAATAGTTCCATGTCAGAAAATGtattctaaggaaataatcaacgGTATAAAGACTgattaatgttttaaatacaaTCTTATAATACAAAAGAACCAAAATGTTCAATAATAGGTGAATGTTTAAATGACCATCTGTGTGATATAAAcattaatagtaatttttaaaaataaaatccaaaatgtttACACTACACCTTAAGTTTTCATAAATGCAAGTGAGAAAACTACATATCAAGTACTATATAGAATACAGTATACATATAGTACTAGATATATagtatgttgtgtgtgtgcttattgtatatatattgagagagagaaggggggagAGGGAGAACAGTGTCAATTACATTAACAACGCACAGAAAAAAAGACCAGAAGAAAATAGGCCAATACATTAAAAGTTATCATCTTTGAGTAGCTAAATTATGGGTGATGACTTCCcctgattatttatatttttttgaactTTCCgtattttctacaatgaacatgtactactttttaaattaaaaggaaaaataattttaaaaagcacaaatctTGTTTCAAGATAAatagagggaagaggggagggagaagaaaagtcCAGAACAGAACTGTGGTCTCTTACAACTGACAACCAGGAGGGTTAGGTAGCCTTTCCCAAAACACTCTACACATACCTTTGGGTTCCGCAGCCTCTGCTGCCGCTTCCCCTCCACAGTTGAACATGCTCTTCCACTCCCTTCAGGCCCATCTCCTTGGTCAGCCTTTGCAAGCTGGAGACAGGAGTCCACATGACACTGATACTCTCTAAATGGGACCAGGGATTTACAGAGATAACACTTCTCATTCCTAGccaataataaaaaaggaagaaaacacagtTTTAAGATGCGCTTTTGCCTCTGGGCCCCTGGATATGTCTCAAATTGTGTTTTTACATCCCAAAGTTATTCTGTGGAGGAGACATATCAACCAATGCAGATTCACTCAGCAGGATCACCAATAAAACTAACCCAACGTCAATCAAAAGGACTGAGTGATTAGCAGTTTTCCCTGGCTGTTTCTCTGTACCCTGCTGTTGCAGCAGTGGGATGGTAATGAAATCAGCTCTTCAAACTATCTCAAACAATGCTGATTGCTCTTCAGACATAAAATATTCtgtcaaactcttccaaaattaAGTGTAATAGTTTTTTCAAAGAGAAGTTAAAATTTCCACAGAAAAGGGAGCACCAAAAGCATTAAATTAAGTTGACATTTTTACCAGGGTGGATGAACTTGTCTGATTAGTAAATTAACTCTGTCTATATGCTGACTTCCTTAATTCTACAATCTGCAACATCAACTAAGAAGTTACTAAAAACCATGTGGTTCTGCCAGAGGCTTTTGCGTAATTCTGTATGCATAGCTATCTTTATCTTTTTAGAAGAGTAGAGTttgggaaaagagaggaaaagtagGTCCTTGAGGTAAAGTTTACTGGGCATCAGTAAAAATGGAATCACTGggggtaaaagaaaaaaatgaatatttagtaAGTATTTTCTCTGTGGTGAGAAACTGTGCAAGGCTCTTTAATCACAATTCTCAATTAATTATTCAGCTCCATTAGGACGGAACTAATCTAACTATGGTCTTATAGGTAATAACTGTCAGAAACTAGATCTGCCTGACTCATAAGATCACCTTAgttttaagaaactaaaaaaaattttccaaagcATGCTATCTTGGACATCTCTTTCTGGCCATAATGATGGCCAGATGGTTATTATTCAATAACTACAGCAAGGGAGACTTGGATTAGCTGTAAGGAAGACTTTTTCTGAAGATCtttaaaataggagaaataagtCTCTCAAATACTTAATTATCCAGAAGAATGCAAGCAAAATGCTGCCTTGTGAGAAAAGCTAGACTAATATACCTTTCAAGGTTTATCAATTAAtgcaaaaaacatttattaattccCTACTATATGAGAGACAGAAGTACTGCATAAGAGGCAGGAGTGTTAGAGTCAGACAGGCTTTGTCACTTTTAGCTGCAGTGATCTTAACCAGTTACATATAATTTCTCTTtagtttccttatttaaaaaacaaaagaataactACCTTAAATCAACCACAGTGAGAGTAACAAACAAAGCACCTAGCACAATGATTGGCACATAATACTAGCACTAAACAAAcagctattattgttattgttgtctCAGATACATTTTATTAGAAGCTGGGGATATAAACATGAATTAAGGCAAGTATTTGTCTCAAAAAACTCAGACTAACCAGGAATAcagaaatgttctttaaaaaaaaaaaaaaaaattactgcaatACAATGTGAGGAATTTCTAAACGAATGTCTACATTACAGTAAGATTCCAAAGGATCAGTTCTGCTCAACTAAATTAGGGAAGACAGCCCTGAAATTCAGGGGCTAAGATCTGTGTTTCAAAGATAAAAGTTTCTGCTTAGTAACTGCTTTAATCTACTGTTGGTAATGACTTTACTTTCAGATGGCAGCATCTACACCTGACCCCTTCCTCAGAATGAGCTTTCTCAGTCAAGCTACAACACACAACCAAAAAGTCTTCTATATTGCCCAACCTTTTGCAATTCAACTTCTGTACTATCATGTGAAATGCTCAATGCTTCCCAAAGAGCACCAAATAGCAATATgcaaattaaagaaaacagaaacctaAGAGCAATGTGGAAGTGGAGTGGGTGGCAGGATTGTTTTTAGTGTATTAAAAATGGATACAAAGGCCACCTACACTGACAGAGACtaggaataagaaaaagaaattcagggccgggcgcgggggctcacacttgtgatcccagcactttgggaggccgaggtgggcagatcacctgaggtcaggagttcgagatagcctgaccaacatggagaaaccccgcgtctactaaaaacacaaaattagtcaggtgtggtgacgcatgcctgtaatcccagctacttgggaggctgaggcaggagaattgcttgaacccaggaggcggaggctgtggtgagccgagatcatgccattgcactccagcctgggcaagaagagcgaaattccatctcaaaaaaaaaaaaaaaaaaaaaaaaagagcgattCAGGCATCCAAGCAATGAAGCCATTGGCAGGCCAAAGAAATACAGGGTCAGATGAGTAAGATAACAACTGATCTTTTTCTTCAGTCCACATGATGGCATGCTATACAGGAGCTCCGTGAATGCAGCACACCTACTTACTTGTCAATGTCTAGAGAAGTCTGAGCAGCTGTCCCACTGTCACTCTTGGTCTTGGCCTCTTTTTGTCTCCGAGTcaatacttttaataaaaaataaaataaaataaaacatatatataattagcTGCCAGCAGACTCTgaatataaaagacaaaatgtatAGGAAGAAGCAAAGTTTAAAACCTTATCCCACTGGGAGAAATACATCGTTTGCGAAGTCTCATTCTTTCTAGCATTGAGAATAGCAATTGTAACATTTGCACCAAAACAAATGTTTTGACAATATTCTGTCCTCCACAAGATATTCCGCTATATGCTAAGCCATGAGATCTAAAGATCTACTCCACACCAAGAAAGGTTTTTGTGTACTATCCCAGCTTGCAGCACTCAAGGGAGGGATTTACACTTTCCCAAGCAAAATTCTATCTGGTATGACACATACTCAAGTGAGGTACTCTATGAAATATAGTAATGACAGCCACATCTGAGTGCCTACATAAGCTCCAATCTTTACAAAACTCTGAAAAGTTCTGCAATGAGAAAACTGTGGCTCAGAACAGTTAATACAACCAGTCTTTCTTCACTACACTAGTACCACCTCCCAATTCTAGTGGGTATAAATGGCTTTAGCCCAAATGACACACAAATATATTGTCTCTCACACCAAAAGACATCTGTTTATAAAATCAGTCTCTTAAAGGATCCTGGAGGTTATTTAATCAAGTGTTTTCCAGTTCATTCCTTGCataacaagaaaaactacaacaaTTTCACGTCAAACTCTACCTTCTTTCCTCCTAATACCTGAATCCCCACAACAGATAATTTAGCAGGGTTACGAGTAACTTAGGTTGTGAAGCATTTATCTAgtccaggggtcagcaaactttatctgtggagacagagagtaaatattttaggcttggtaggccatatggtctctgtcacaactactcaactctgtacTGTTAGCAGGAAAGCAGTCACAGACTATACATGAACAAATGGgtatgtttcaataaaactttatctacAGTAACAGGTATCTGGCTAGATTTGGCCCATGGCTGGCCACCGTTTGCCTAACCTTCTAGATCAACCTCCTACTCATACAAAAATGCCTTCTATAAACATCCCTGACAAGTAATCATACGGTcttgactgtatttttttttttttgagacggaatctcactcttcttgctcaggctggagtgcaatggtgtgatctcagctcactgcaacctccgcctccggagttcaagtgattcttctgcctcagcctcctgagtagctggtattacaggcacccaccaccatgcccagctaattttttgtatttttattagagacggggtttcacaatgttagccaggatggtctcgaactcctgacctcaggtgatccacctgcctcagcctcccaaagtgctgggattacagacgttagtcaccgcgcccggccaacttggCTGTATCTTTTAACTGAGGGAAATTCACTTCCTCCTAGGGAAATCCATTCTGTTGCAATCTGGCTCAATCTGCATTTACTGGAgactatataaatacatttacctGCCTTTCCACAAGTCAGCTCTTTGAACACTTAACAAAATCTTGGATTTACTCAGTTTTCTGTCCCTATTAAAATGGAACCATCATCAAAGGAAGAACTATACCTAGTTACTATGGCTATTCTATTAAGATTTGGATTGCCGAAACTCTGAATGCCTAGGTTAGCTCTAATCCTTACAATGCCCCTCCAGATTGGTATTATTACTTTtccccggtttttttttttttttttttttttgacacggagtctcgctctgtcccccaggctggagtgcagtggccagatctcagctcactgcaagctccgcctcctgggttcacgccattctcctgcctcagcctcccaagtagctgggactacaggcgcccgccaccgcgcccggctagttttttgtagtttttagtagagacggggtttcaccgtgttagccaggatggtctcgatctcctgacctcgtgatccacccatctcggcctcccaaagtgctgggattacaggcttgagccaccgcgcccggccttttcccCGGTAAGAGGAATTGACTTCACCACACTATCACAACTACTAAATAGTAAAACCCAGGACAGAATCTAGATCTGATTCCTATACTTACGTTTTACCTTCCTAATTAACCTCTTTTAGATATACAATCCAATTTGTCAGTTTTTCTTAATATGTGTAGCACCCCAAACAGAATCCAATATTCAACAAACAATCCAACTAGTAAAGAGAACAGAAGAACCATGAGCTACCCCATGTGGACTCATATTCTACTGATTCAGTCAAGGCTGTGTTTGCTTTATTGACAATCCCGGCATACTACTGGCTTAAACTGAACTTAAAGGAAATTAAGATCCATCCCCTACCCTCCCaaattatcttcaaataaaatgttatcatcactgggcgcagtggctcatgcctgtaatccgaacactttaggaggctgaggcgggcgatcacttgagaccaggagctcgagaacagcctgggcaacagggtgaaacccccgtctctacaaaaaaatataaaagttagctagcatggtggtgcttgcctgtagtcccagctactcaggaggctgaggtgggaggatcaactgagccaggagggttgaggctgcagtgagctgagacagcggcactgcactccagcctaggtgaagagctagactgtctcaaaaaatcaatacaatacaatacaatacaatacaatacaatacaatacaatacaatacaatacaatacaatacaatacaatacaatacaatgttACCAAGACAAGTCTCTTAATTCTGTACTTTGGTAACTAAGTTGCTgggtattttttttctccccttaaaCATAGGATTTTGTATTTGTCCCTGTTCTTTTCAGCTGAACGTTTCTATTTATTGAGATCATCTGCAGTCTTGATTCTGTCATCTGATGTTATTAGCTCTCTTTCTCAGCTGCGTGTCATCTGCATATATGACAATCACACTTTTTACATCTTCACCCAAGTCACCAGGGAAAAATGGTTGTAAAGGATATGGCCAAGGACAAAACTGTGACATGTTACCAGAGAAGTCTGTCTTCTCCCTGGTCcaacttttctttaaataattaagcaaacatttattgacaaTCTTCAATGTGCAGGTAATTTGGGGAGATACAGGAAATTATGAGGCACTGTCCTTGCTCTTAAGGAGAGTGCAGTTTACTAATGGAGACAGCATACACACTCAAATAACTACAACCCAAGGTGTAAAGAGATATGCATAATAAAACAAGATCACACACAAGCAACTAATAACAGTGTTTGCCTCTGGGGAGGATGACAGGAATACTTGAAGACTGGAAGAGGAAAGAGGCATACTTTTCACTGTATACTTTTTtgtaaatcaaattaaaaattagaagggAGGAATCAGATTATATAGAGTCAGGCACAGATTAAATGATCTAAGGTTCCTTCCAATGCAGAgattttataagtaaaattaaagtACTGCAGGAGAAAAACATCCAGGACAGAACCAGCCTCAAATCCACCTACTATTACATCAACCAGCCCATACTTCTCTATCTTACGCACAAGGACTTCATGAGAGATTTTATCAAGCGCCTTGCTGAAATCCATTCTTAAAAGGCTGGCACCTCAAAGATTACAGAATCCTTTAGgagttctattttttatttttctttttctacttgtcCCCCATCTTGACTAGCAtgtatttttccaaaagaaatactTGGAAACCACTCCACAGATAGGGTTGGAAAAAGAATTAATTGATTCTAGTACTGTCTATATACCACTATTGCATTTAGTACATTTCTGTTCCTATTCA
This DNA window, taken from Macaca fascicularis isolate 582-1 chromosome 6, T2T-MFA8v1.1, encodes the following:
- the UIMC1 gene encoding BRCA1-A complex subunit RAP80 isoform X10, with translation MLLLPDLDLWPLDHLPSPTKRKPQTLGSLKSSQGVVEETSEEGNSVPASQSVAPLTSKRSLVLVPESSAEEITVCPETQLSSSETFDLEREVSPGSREILDGVRIIMTDKEVGNKEDAKKEVPISIFSSSNQVSCPLCNQSFPPTKIERHAMYCNGLMGEDTVLTRRQKEAKTKSDSGTAAQTSLDIDKNEKCYLCKSLVPFREYQCHVDSCLQLAKADQGDGPEGSGRACSTVEGKRQQRLRNPKEKGHSEGRLLSFLEQSEHKTSDADIKSSETGAFRVPSPGMEEAGCSREMQSSFTHRDLNESPIKSFVSISEATDCLVDFKKQVTVQPGRRTRTKVGRGRRRKF